Proteins from one Nymphalis io chromosome 23, ilAglIoxx1.1, whole genome shotgun sequence genomic window:
- the LOC126777657 gene encoding uncharacterized protein LOC126777657 gives MGRKTKNPQRSKSLGSNSIISIQKRENFKKKSRKSRQKIKKLFDELRNESSTSLSSSNCTVIEVDTQNTEGTGTRNAEILNKPINNNGSPIIIGDDDLVINNAPCPIQCSTPLSHSKHIINNSIIPESTLNNNSLQNFKDDVENLTREINRDSYLTIDLTTDSVQNISNQSNYNTVIDLVNTSDIQDCTIVNDNLSMSGDSDVTVLNTKRKKTRLNNKQMQKFANGIANLDSSERGKLLEYIAKKIFNQSKGPDSTTNSLHSVKNDVNRATETVEDTYIKEVILGQVNSRNSIGSNIYNPERDIKNKTGLRMIVIDGSNVAMQHTKGRIFSVKGLKICIDYFLQRGHVVKAFVPHFRCKYGKSTDGKLLDQMERQGLVVYTPSREIQGKMITSYDDRYIVQCAAEFDGIIVSGDNYRDLLTENPRWRHVIENRLLQFTWVGDMIMFPRDPLGRNGPTLEQFLKHPSPSMQC, from the exons ATGGGTAGAAAAACTAAGAATCCCCAACGTTCT AAAAGCTTGGGTTCAAATTCAATAATAAGCATCCAAAAAagggaaaattttaaaaagaaaagcaGGAAATCGagacaaaaaattaagaaactGTTTGATGAACTTCGCAACGAATCATCCACTTCTTTGAGTTCTTCAAATTGTACTGTAATAGAAGTTGATACTCAAAATACTGAAGGTACAGGTACCAGGAATGCTGAAATTCTTAACaaaccaataaacaataatGGTAGCCCTATTATCATTGGTGATGATGATTTAGTTATCAACAATGCACCATGTCCTATACAATGTTCTACACCTTTATCACAtagtaaacatataataaataacagtatAATCCCTGAATCtacacttaataataattcactaCAAAATTTCAAAGATGATGTAGAAAATTTAACAAGGGAAATTAATAGAGATTCATATTTAACAATAGACCTAACAACTGATAGTGTTCAAAACATAAGTAATCAGTCAAATTACAATACAGTCATAGATTTAGTTAACACATCTGATATACAAGACTGTACAATTGTTAATGATAACCTTTCAATGAGCGGTGATTCAGATGTAACAGTGTTAAATACCAAAAGAAAGAAAACTAGGCTTAATAATAAGCAAATGCAAAAATTTGCGAATGGTATTGCAAATTTAGATTCCTCGGAAAGAGGGAAACTACTGGAATATATTGCAaagaaaatttttaatcaatctaAAGGACCAGATAGTACAACTAACAGTCTGCATAGTGTAAag AATGATGTAAATCGTGCAACAGAAACGGTAGAAGATACCTACATCAAAGAGGTGATACTCGGCCAGGTGAATTCTAGAAATAGCATAggcagtaatatatataatcctgAGAGAGATATTAAGAATAAAACCGGCCTAAGAATGATTGTTATAGATGGGAGTAATGTTGCAATGCA gcatACGAAAGGAAGAATCTTCTCAGTGAAGGgtctaaaaatatgtatagaCTACTTTCTTCAACGTGGCCACGTGGTTAAAGCGTTTGTGCCTCATTTtag ATGTAAATATGGCAAGAGTACAGACGGCAAACTGCTTGATCAAATGGAAAGGCAAGGCTTAGTTGTGTACACACCATCGAGGGAAATACAGGGAAAGATGATCACCTCATACGATGACag gtaCATTGTACAGTGCGCAGCCGAATTCGACGGAATTATAGTTTCTGGTGACAACTACAGGGACCTGTTGACAGAGAATCCAAGATGGCGGCACGTTATTGAAAACAGATTATTACAATTCACTTGGGTCGGTGATATGATAATGTTCCCGAGAGACCCATTAGGAAGAAACGGTCCTACTTTGGAACAATTCCTAAAGCACCCGTCTCCGTCAATGCAATGTTAA